In Georgenia soli, a genomic segment contains:
- a CDS encoding ABC transporter permease: MPRGAALDRFGLRDLLAEAAHGIGARPARLLLTIVGTVLGIGSLVVTVGLAQTAAGQVARQFDAVAATQVVIEPRTTGSDSQRRAVGRIPWDVEDRISRLAGVEQVGAVSTVDVGTAAISAVPVNDPSAPALARPPVLAATPGLLDSVRGTISTGRWFDAGHDARGDRVVVLGSRAAQRLGVSRVDRQPSVFIGDRPYTVMGIIGTVERRSDLIDAVVLPVGTARHDFALGGLEQAQVTISIGAGPVVAAQAPIALDPGAPEAVDVQVPPPPSAVRDDVQADINAVFLALGGVALLVGGLGIANVTLLSVRERVGEIGLRRALGATTRDVARQFLTESATIGLLGGLVGAALGVGVVVVVSLTKEWTPILDDVTVVLSALLGGVIGLLAGAYPAIRAAKIEPIAALRGGGT; encoded by the coding sequence GTGCCACGCGGCGCCGCGCTCGACCGTTTCGGCCTGCGCGACCTCCTTGCCGAGGCCGCGCACGGCATCGGGGCCCGTCCGGCGCGCCTGCTCTTGACGATCGTCGGCACGGTGCTGGGCATCGGCTCGCTCGTCGTCACGGTCGGGCTCGCCCAGACGGCGGCCGGTCAGGTGGCCCGGCAGTTCGACGCGGTGGCCGCCACACAGGTGGTGATCGAGCCGAGAACCACCGGCTCGGACAGCCAGCGCCGCGCCGTCGGGCGCATCCCCTGGGACGTCGAGGACCGGATCTCCCGTCTGGCCGGGGTGGAGCAGGTAGGCGCGGTCAGCACCGTTGACGTCGGGACCGCAGCTATCTCCGCCGTCCCCGTCAACGACCCCTCTGCGCCGGCCCTCGCCCGGCCACCGGTGCTGGCGGCGACCCCGGGCCTGCTCGACTCCGTGCGCGGCACAATCTCCACCGGCCGCTGGTTCGACGCCGGTCACGACGCGCGCGGTGACCGGGTGGTCGTACTGGGCTCGCGTGCGGCGCAGCGGCTGGGGGTCTCCCGGGTCGACAGGCAGCCGTCCGTCTTCATCGGGGACCGGCCCTACACCGTCATGGGGATCATCGGCACGGTCGAGCGCCGCTCCGATCTGATCGACGCCGTCGTGCTGCCCGTCGGGACGGCCCGGCACGACTTCGCCCTGGGTGGGCTGGAGCAGGCACAGGTGACGATCAGCATCGGCGCCGGGCCGGTGGTCGCGGCCCAGGCCCCGATTGCGCTCGACCCTGGGGCGCCGGAGGCTGTCGACGTTCAGGTGCCGCCTCCGCCGTCGGCCGTCCGTGACGACGTGCAGGCGGACATCAACGCGGTCTTCCTCGCGCTCGGCGGGGTCGCGCTGCTGGTGGGCGGCCTCGGGATCGCCAACGTCACTCTGCTCTCGGTGCGCGAGCGCGTCGGCGAGATCGGGCTGCGGCGCGCGCTCGGCGCCACCACGCGTGACGTGGCGCGGCAGTTCCTCACCGAGTCCGCGACCATCGGGCTGCTCGGCGGGCTCGTCGGCGCGGCACTCGGGGTCGGGGTCGTCGTCGTCGTCTCACTCACCAAGGAGTGGACGCCGATCCTGGACGACGTCACGGTCGTCCTCTCGGCGCTGCTCGGCGGCGTCATCGGCCTGCTCGCCGGCGCGTACCCCGCCATCCGGGCCGCGAAGATCGAGCCGATCGCTGCGCTGCGAGGCGGGGGAACCTGA
- a CDS encoding YciI family protein has product MAKYLLLKHYRGAPAAVNDVPMDRWTPEEISAHLQYMSDFASRLEGTGEFVDGQALSPEGTFVRYDGEGRPPVTDGPFAETKDLIAGWMVIDVESYDRALELAGELSAAPGAGGRPLGEWLELRPFLTAPPTVTE; this is encoded by the coding sequence ATGGCCAAGTACCTGCTGCTGAAGCACTACCGCGGCGCGCCGGCAGCCGTCAACGACGTGCCGATGGACCGCTGGACGCCCGAGGAGATCTCCGCCCACCTGCAGTACATGAGCGACTTCGCCTCCCGGCTGGAGGGGACCGGGGAGTTCGTGGACGGGCAGGCGCTTTCCCCCGAGGGCACGTTCGTGCGTTACGACGGCGAGGGGCGCCCGCCGGTCACCGACGGCCCGTTCGCGGAGACGAAGGACCTCATCGCCGGCTGGATGGTGATCGACGTCGAGAGCTACGACCGCGCGCTCGAGCTGGCCGGCGAGCTCTCCGCGGCTCCGGGCGCCGGCGGCAGGCCGCTCGGAGAGTGGCTCGAGCTGCGGCCCTTCCTCACCGCCCCGCCGACCGTCACGGAGTGA
- a CDS encoding ABC transporter ATP-binding protein translates to MDVVALGPEERATPAPVIELRGLGRTFPGDPPLHVLRDVSLVVERGDYVTVVGPSGAGKSTLLHILGLLDRPTSGDYLLDGLATRDLSEQDRSALRGGRIGFVFQSFHLLPHRSVLDNVLLATLYSGVPRTERRERALAALERVGMSHRLDFMPPVLSGGERQRVAVARAVIASPHVLLADEPTGNLDSATSAGVLDLFDELHADGLTLVVITHDATVSARARRRVRIADGTLREVG, encoded by the coding sequence GTGGACGTCGTTGCGCTCGGTCCCGAGGAGCGCGCCACGCCGGCGCCGGTCATCGAGCTGCGCGGCCTGGGTCGGACCTTCCCCGGCGACCCGCCGCTGCACGTCCTGCGCGACGTCTCGCTGGTGGTGGAGCGCGGGGACTACGTGACGGTCGTCGGCCCGTCCGGGGCGGGCAAGTCGACCCTGCTGCACATCCTCGGCCTGCTGGACCGCCCGACCTCCGGGGACTACCTGCTCGACGGGCTCGCCACCCGTGACCTCTCCGAGCAGGACCGCTCCGCCCTGCGCGGCGGCCGGATCGGGTTCGTGTTCCAGTCCTTCCACCTGCTCCCCCACCGCAGCGTGCTCGACAACGTCCTGCTCGCCACCTTGTACAGCGGTGTGCCGCGCACCGAGCGGCGCGAGCGGGCGCTGGCCGCGCTGGAGCGCGTGGGCATGAGCCACCGCCTGGACTTCATGCCGCCGGTGCTCTCCGGCGGCGAGCGGCAGCGCGTGGCGGTGGCCCGCGCCGTCATCGCCTCCCCGCACGTGCTCCTGGCCGACGAGCCCACCGGAAACCTGGACTCCGCCACCTCCGCCGGGGTGCTCGACCTCTTCGACGAGCTGCACGCCGACGGGCTCACCCTCGTGGTCATCACCCACGACGCGACCGTCTCCGCCCGGGCCCGGCGGCGGGTGCGGATCGCCGACGGCACGCTGCGCGAGGTGGGCTGA
- a CDS encoding FMN-binding negative transcriptional regulator, whose amino-acid sequence MPYTPAHDAVEDSEVVESFIRRHPLATLITHDGARPDADLIPLLLLEGDNGRELVGHVARSNPLWRPGNQRGPVLAVFGPAEHYISPSWYPSKVEHHRVVPTWNYLVVHAWGDLVAHNDPKWVRGVVARLTTAMEAGREEPWRIGQAPADFTEQMLRNIVGISIHVERIAGKFKVSAHRTETDRLGARDGVASAASGLAFEEVVAAMTAPPQIASTD is encoded by the coding sequence ATGCCGTACACGCCTGCTCATGACGCCGTCGAAGACTCCGAGGTCGTCGAGAGCTTCATCAGGCGTCACCCTCTGGCCACGCTGATCACGCACGACGGCGCGCGCCCGGATGCGGACTTGATCCCCCTTCTGCTGCTCGAGGGTGATAACGGCCGAGAACTGGTTGGACACGTTGCGCGGTCGAATCCCCTCTGGCGGCCTGGTAACCAGAGGGGGCCGGTACTGGCTGTCTTCGGCCCCGCCGAGCACTACATCTCGCCGTCCTGGTACCCGTCCAAGGTTGAGCATCATCGCGTCGTGCCGACCTGGAACTACCTCGTAGTTCATGCCTGGGGAGATCTGGTCGCCCACAACGATCCCAAGTGGGTCCGTGGCGTCGTGGCGCGGCTGACGACCGCCATGGAGGCGGGGCGTGAAGAGCCATGGCGGATCGGTCAGGCACCGGCGGACTTCACTGAGCAGATGCTGCGGAACATTGTGGGCATCAGCATTCACGTCGAGCGGATCGCGGGGAAGTTCAAGGTTTCCGCGCATCGCACTGAGACGGACCGGCTCGGCGCGCGCGACGGGGTGGCCTCCGCAGCTAGTGGGCTAGCGTTCGAGGAAGTCGTTGCTGCGATGACCGCTCCGCCCCAGATCGCTTCGACCGACTGA
- a CDS encoding RNA polymerase sigma factor, giving the protein MSQASDAPQREHTFRSLYEAVYPDLLRFVQRRAAPDHAEDVVAEAFLVVWRRLDDLPRAHPDARAWIFGIARNILLNEHRGEQRRRALGVRLADAMTSSDEIATEAVVHRVDLARAWRRLSERHQEALALAVLDGLNAPQAAGVLAISPVAFRLRLSRARRALRLHLDHLPRAVTPTRDAAERTTTR; this is encoded by the coding sequence ATGAGCCAGGCATCGGATGCTCCTCAGCGTGAGCACACCTTCAGATCGCTGTACGAGGCGGTCTACCCAGACCTCCTGAGATTCGTGCAGCGGCGTGCGGCCCCCGATCACGCCGAGGACGTGGTCGCTGAGGCGTTCCTGGTGGTGTGGCGTCGGCTTGACGACCTGCCGCGCGCCCACCCCGACGCGCGAGCGTGGATCTTCGGCATCGCGCGCAACATCTTGCTCAACGAGCACCGGGGCGAGCAGCGTCGCCGCGCGCTGGGCGTGCGCCTTGCCGACGCCATGACGTCCTCCGACGAGATCGCCACCGAGGCAGTGGTGCACCGGGTGGATCTCGCCAGGGCGTGGCGTCGACTCTCCGAGAGGCATCAGGAGGCCCTGGCGCTGGCCGTCCTCGACGGGCTGAACGCGCCCCAGGCCGCGGGCGTGCTGGCGATCTCGCCGGTCGCGTTCCGGCTGCGGCTCAGCCGTGCCCGCCGTGCGCTCCGTCTCCACCTCGACCACCTGCCGCGGGCCGTAACGCCGACCCGTGACGCCGCTGAAAGGACCACCACGCGATGA
- a CDS encoding RNA polymerase sigma factor translates to MDEALLRSLIPASIGVLVRRGAEFAAAEDAVQEALIEALRVWPDDPPREPRSWLVAVAWRKFLDATRADVSRRRREVRVDAEPGPAPGVATDDTLKLYFLCAHPSLTPASAVALTLRAVAGLTTRQIARAYLVPEATMAQRISRAKRTVSGVRLDRPGDVATVLRVLYLVFNEGYSGDVDLAAEAIRLTRELAARFEHDEVAGLLALMLLHHARRPARTRSDGSLVPLAEQDRDLWDTRLIGEGVDVLQRALAHDRLGEFQAQAAIAALHADARTAAETDWVQIVEWYDELVRLTDSPVARLNRAVAVGEADGPRAGLAALATLDPSLPRHGAVAAYLHERDGDPLTAARLYGEAALSATNLAEREHLTRQAGRLNATLRG, encoded by the coding sequence GTGGACGAGGCTCTCCTGCGCAGCCTCATCCCCGCCTCGATCGGCGTCCTCGTCCGTCGCGGAGCAGAGTTCGCGGCGGCCGAGGACGCCGTGCAGGAAGCCCTGATCGAGGCGCTGCGGGTGTGGCCGGACGACCCGCCGCGCGAGCCCAGGAGCTGGTTGGTCGCGGTGGCGTGGCGCAAGTTCCTCGACGCCACCCGCGCGGACGTCTCGCGACGCCGGCGGGAGGTACGGGTCGATGCGGAACCCGGTCCCGCGCCTGGAGTGGCCACCGACGACACCCTCAAGCTCTACTTCCTGTGCGCGCACCCCTCCCTCACGCCGGCCTCCGCGGTCGCGCTCACCCTCCGCGCCGTCGCGGGGCTCACCACGCGCCAGATCGCACGGGCCTACCTCGTCCCGGAGGCGACCATGGCGCAGCGCATCAGCCGTGCCAAACGCACCGTCTCGGGCGTCCGGCTCGACCGGCCCGGCGACGTCGCGACGGTGCTGCGCGTGCTCTACCTCGTCTTCAACGAGGGCTACTCCGGCGACGTCGACCTCGCCGCCGAGGCCATCCGGCTCACCCGTGAGCTGGCGGCCCGGTTCGAGCACGACGAGGTCGCCGGGCTGCTCGCCCTCATGCTGCTCCACCACGCGCGACGCCCCGCGCGGACCCGGTCCGACGGCAGCCTCGTCCCCCTCGCGGAGCAGGACCGGGACCTGTGGGACACCCGCCTGATCGGCGAGGGCGTCGACGTGCTCCAGCGGGCCCTCGCTCACGACCGGCTCGGGGAGTTCCAGGCCCAGGCGGCCATCGCGGCGCTCCACGCGGACGCACGCACCGCTGCCGAGACCGACTGGGTGCAGATCGTCGAGTGGTACGACGAGCTGGTGCGCCTGACCGACAGTCCCGTCGCCCGGCTCAACCGCGCCGTCGCGGTCGGCGAGGCCGACGGTCCCCGGGCCGGGTTGGCCGCCCTGGCGACGCTCGACCCCTCGCTGCCCCGCCACGGCGCGGTCGCGGCGTACCTCCACGAACGCGACGGCGATCCGCTCACCGCGGCACGGCTCTACGGGGAGGCGGCGCTGTCGGCCACGAACCTGGCCGAACGCGAGCACCTCACCCGGCAGGCTGGCCGGCTCAACGCCACCCTACGAGGCTGA
- a CDS encoding putative quinol monooxygenase → MTRVRLRGQLICHDDRDAALVAEHLPLHTELSRAEDGCISFEVSPTEDPLVWQVDELFADSAAFKAHQDRVTDSEWGRATAAVERRYVTEGV, encoded by the coding sequence ATGACCAGGGTGCGCCTGCGTGGACAGCTCATCTGCCACGACGATCGGGACGCTGCGCTCGTCGCGGAGCACCTCCCGCTCCATACGGAGCTGAGCCGTGCCGAAGATGGGTGCATCTCGTTCGAGGTGTCCCCGACCGAGGATCCCCTGGTGTGGCAGGTCGATGAGCTGTTTGCCGACTCTGCGGCATTCAAGGCGCACCAGGACCGCGTCACGGACAGCGAGTGGGGTCGAGCAACCGCAGCTGTAGAACGTCGCTACGTGACGGAAGGCGTCTGA